A single genomic interval of Zingiber officinale cultivar Zhangliang chromosome 4A, Zo_v1.1, whole genome shotgun sequence harbors:
- the LOC121969385 gene encoding putative calcium-binding protein CML19 — translation MPKDLPILGRLWSKLSPKSKKQGDVGLAAADDEPPRVSSSSTMTATADMERVFRYFDEDGDGKISPSELRSCMRAAGEELSAEEAAAVVESSDSDGDGMLGVEEFVRMVEAEGEAERGRNLREAFEMYAVQGKEEEEERRITARSLRRMLRRLGELRTVAECGAMIRAFDLNGDGELSFDEFKIMMR, via the coding sequence ATGCCAAAAGATCTCCCAATTCTGGGCCGCTTATGGTCCAAGCTCTCCCCCAAGTCCAAGAAGCAGGGTGACGTGGGCTTAGCAGCGGCGGACGACGAGCCGCCTCGCGTTAGTAGCAGTAGTACCATGACGGCGACGGCTGACATGGAGCGGGTGTTCCGCTACTTCGACGAGGACGGCGACGGCAAGATCTCTCCCTCCGAGCTGCGGAGCTGCATGCGGGCGGCGGGCGAGGAGCTGTCGgcggaggaggcggcggcggtgGTGGAGTCGAGCGACTCCGACGGCGACGGCATGCTGGGGGTGGAGGAATTCGTGCGGATGGTGGAGGCGGAGGGGGAGGCGGAGCGGGGGAGGAATCTCAGGGAAGCCTTCGAGATGTACGCGGTACaggggaaggaggaggaggaggagcggcGTATCACGGCGAGGAGCCTGCGGAGGATGCTGAGGAGGCTGGGGGAGTTGAGGACGGTGGCGGAGTGCGGGGCGATGATCCGGGCGTTCGACCTCAACGGCGACGGCGAACTCAGCTTCGACGAGTTCAAGATCATGATGCGTTGA
- the LOC121969382 gene encoding uncharacterized protein LOC121969382 isoform X2 has product MDTPRISSRFSAGSTRQRHCRSVSGVGEDVLNLSPRLSYHNSDARFGTRLDYGKSFSFQDVASSRTSTASTGSGVTSVSKSAAELAREISTLELEVIQLERHLLSLYRTAFDQYLFGSPISAHYDCKPNTQSNAGSVGQYAELWKQYETNNAAKLEVLFDKDCQTKSLKKIEEVPFNFGRKEQSHDSACYVSGHRSLADHLGTSVMDHVPEISCKLSEEILRCISAIYCKLASPAFHNIDLLDSPTPSVSSSSTLSTRDPGDNWSPRFRCEATERNTRYGSYKDKKSPYSSMIEIPRIRINGERFKYASHKLNIFRSLIRRLETIDPKKMTHEEQLAFWINIHNALVMHALLAYGLRENNIKGTYSILKAAYNIGGHSVNAFIIQSSILGCQLHRPSLLPSAKDKHPYALDRVEPLVHFAICSGSSSDPALRAYSAKAIHQDLEIARAEFIQANVSVMKETKIMLPKILHYYAKDACIELLDLLKMICRHVSDPNRKAIQACCRRKPDKFVEWSSFKSSFRYIVHTDLAKY; this is encoded by the exons ATGGATACACCTCGCATCAGTAGTCGATTTTCGGCTGGTTCTACCAGGCAGAGGCATTGTCGTAG TGTATCTGGAGTGGGAGAAGATGTGTTAAATTTATCACCGCGTCTTTCATATCACAATTCT GATGCTCGGTTTGGAACAAGACTCGATTATGGAAAATCTTTTAGCTTCCAAGATGTGGCATCAAGTAGAACGTCCACTGCATCTACTGGTTCTGGAGTTACTTCAGTTAGCAAG TCTGCAGCCGAATTGGCTAGAGAAATCTCCACTCTTGAGCTGGAAGTAATACAATTGGAAAGGCACCTGCTTTCGCTATATCGAACTGCATTTGACCAATATCTATTTGGTTCCCCTATTTCCGCGCACTACGACTGCAAACCGAATACACAATCCAATGCTGGAAGTGTAGGTCAATATGCTGAACTTTGGAAACAATATGAAACAAATAATGCTGCCAAACTAGAAGTTCTGTTTGACAAAGACTGCCAAACTAAATCTCTCAAGAAGATTGAGGAAGTTCCCTTCAACTTTGGCCGTAAAGAGCAATCTCAT GATTCAGCGTGTTACGTCTCAGGTCACCGCAGTCTCGCAGATCATCTTGGTACATCAGTTATGGATCATGTGCCTGAGATTTCTTGTAAACTTTCTGAAGAAATCCTGAGATGCATTTCTGCTATTTATTGTAAACTTGCAAGTCCAGCATTTCACAATATCGATCTACTGGATTCACCTACACCTTCAGTATCATCTTCAAGCACACTTTCTACAAGGGATCCAGGTGATAATTGGAGTCCTAGATTCCGTTGTGAAGCTACAGAAAGGAACACCAGATATGGGTCTTACAAAGATAAAAAGAGTCCGTATAGTAGTATGATAGAAATTCCCCGAATACGCATCAACGGTGAAAGATTTAAGTATGCATCCCACAAGCTGAATATTTTCAG GTCGCTGATTCGGCGTCTTGAAACTATAGACCCCAAAAAGATGACACACGAAGAGCAGCTCGCATTTTGGATCAACATCCACAATGCACTAGTAATGCAT GCTCTTCTAGCATATGGCCTTCGGGAGAATAACATAAAAGGCACTTACTCAATACTCAAG GCAGCTTACAATATTGGTGGGCATTCTGTAAATGCATTTATCATTCAAAGTTCTATTCTTGGATGTCAACTCCATCGACCATCTTTG CTACCATCAGCGAAAGACAAACACCCATATGCACTCGACCGAGTGGAGCCACTTGTTCACTTTGCGATTTGTTCCGGGTCATCCTCAGACCCTGCT CTTCGCGCATATAGTGCCAAGGCGATACACCAAGATCTAGAGATCGCGAGAGCTGAATTCATTCAAGCGAACGTTAGTGTCATGAAAGAGACTAAGATCATGCTGCCGAAGATCTTGCATTACTACGCGAAAGATGCATGTATAGAGCTCCTAGACCTTCTCAAGATGATCTGCAGGCATGTTTCTGATCCTAACAGGAAGGCCATCCAAGCATGCTGCAGAAGGAAGCCTGACAAGTTCGTCGAGTGGTCGTCATTCAAGTCGTCATTCAGATACATTGTGCATACGGATTTAGCTAAATACTAA
- the LOC121969382 gene encoding uncharacterized protein LOC121969382 isoform X1, with the protein MDTPRISSRFSAGSTRQRHCRSVSGVGEDVLNLSPRLSYHNSDARFGTRLDYGKSFSFQDVASSRTSTASTGSGVTSVSKSAAELAREISTLELEVIQLERHLLSLYRTAFDQYLFGSPISAHYDCKPNTQSNAGSVGQYAELWKQYETNNAAKLEVLFDKDCQTKSLKKIEEVPFNFGRKEQSHDSACYVSGHRSLADHLGTSVMDHVPEISCKLSEEILRCISAIYCKLASPAFHNIDLLDSPTPSVSSSSTLSTRDPGDNWSPRFRCEATERNTRYGSYKDKKSPYSSMIEIPRIRINGERFKYASHKLNIFRSLIRRLETIDPKKMTHEEQLAFWINIHNALVMHALLAYGLRENNIKGTYSILKAAYNIGGHSVNAFIIQSSILGCQLHRPSLYLSKIFSAKLPSAKDKHPYALDRVEPLVHFAICSGSSSDPALRAYSAKAIHQDLEIARAEFIQANVSVMKETKIMLPKILHYYAKDACIELLDLLKMICRHVSDPNRKAIQACCRRKPDKFVEWSSFKSSFRYIVHTDLAKY; encoded by the exons ATGGATACACCTCGCATCAGTAGTCGATTTTCGGCTGGTTCTACCAGGCAGAGGCATTGTCGTAG TGTATCTGGAGTGGGAGAAGATGTGTTAAATTTATCACCGCGTCTTTCATATCACAATTCT GATGCTCGGTTTGGAACAAGACTCGATTATGGAAAATCTTTTAGCTTCCAAGATGTGGCATCAAGTAGAACGTCCACTGCATCTACTGGTTCTGGAGTTACTTCAGTTAGCAAG TCTGCAGCCGAATTGGCTAGAGAAATCTCCACTCTTGAGCTGGAAGTAATACAATTGGAAAGGCACCTGCTTTCGCTATATCGAACTGCATTTGACCAATATCTATTTGGTTCCCCTATTTCCGCGCACTACGACTGCAAACCGAATACACAATCCAATGCTGGAAGTGTAGGTCAATATGCTGAACTTTGGAAACAATATGAAACAAATAATGCTGCCAAACTAGAAGTTCTGTTTGACAAAGACTGCCAAACTAAATCTCTCAAGAAGATTGAGGAAGTTCCCTTCAACTTTGGCCGTAAAGAGCAATCTCAT GATTCAGCGTGTTACGTCTCAGGTCACCGCAGTCTCGCAGATCATCTTGGTACATCAGTTATGGATCATGTGCCTGAGATTTCTTGTAAACTTTCTGAAGAAATCCTGAGATGCATTTCTGCTATTTATTGTAAACTTGCAAGTCCAGCATTTCACAATATCGATCTACTGGATTCACCTACACCTTCAGTATCATCTTCAAGCACACTTTCTACAAGGGATCCAGGTGATAATTGGAGTCCTAGATTCCGTTGTGAAGCTACAGAAAGGAACACCAGATATGGGTCTTACAAAGATAAAAAGAGTCCGTATAGTAGTATGATAGAAATTCCCCGAATACGCATCAACGGTGAAAGATTTAAGTATGCATCCCACAAGCTGAATATTTTCAG GTCGCTGATTCGGCGTCTTGAAACTATAGACCCCAAAAAGATGACACACGAAGAGCAGCTCGCATTTTGGATCAACATCCACAATGCACTAGTAATGCAT GCTCTTCTAGCATATGGCCTTCGGGAGAATAACATAAAAGGCACTTACTCAATACTCAAG GCAGCTTACAATATTGGTGGGCATTCTGTAAATGCATTTATCATTCAAAGTTCTATTCTTGGATGTCAACTCCATCGACCATCTTTG TACTTATCGAAAATTTTCTCTGCAAAGCTACCATCAGCGAAAGACAAACACCCATATGCACTCGACCGAGTGGAGCCACTTGTTCACTTTGCGATTTGTTCCGGGTCATCCTCAGACCCTGCT CTTCGCGCATATAGTGCCAAGGCGATACACCAAGATCTAGAGATCGCGAGAGCTGAATTCATTCAAGCGAACGTTAGTGTCATGAAAGAGACTAAGATCATGCTGCCGAAGATCTTGCATTACTACGCGAAAGATGCATGTATAGAGCTCCTAGACCTTCTCAAGATGATCTGCAGGCATGTTTCTGATCCTAACAGGAAGGCCATCCAAGCATGCTGCAGAAGGAAGCCTGACAAGTTCGTCGAGTGGTCGTCATTCAAGTCGTCATTCAGATACATTGTGCATACGGATTTAGCTAAATACTAA